From Lawsonia intracellularis PHE/MN1-00, the proteins below share one genomic window:
- a CDS encoding SDR family oxidoreductase, which produces MNMIKHCLILIIFLVTTLHTHLYAHQANRTILITASTGAIGEAISTLLASEGYNLVIAGRNSNKLITLQKKLQTKHKDISVQTVIIDFSNIESIETAVNQVQQLHGIVLIGPRPSLKKEDIPSKEEWNKAFNETFINPLEVLRHFNPKIADKSSIVIISGNTSKNYFPQFPNTNVIRVAWVAEVKNLIYFFAKRHIRVNLVSPGIILTEHHKKVIQQKAITHNISFKEQLTREVSSIPLKTYGTTEDVAQLVSFLLSNKSKHLNGANITLDGGEATSY; this is translated from the coding sequence ATGAATATGATAAAACACTGCTTAATACTTATTATTTTTTTAGTAACTACATTACATACCCATCTATATGCTCACCAGGCAAATAGGACTATACTTATTACAGCATCCACTGGTGCTATTGGAGAAGCTATATCTACTCTACTAGCTTCAGAAGGATATAACTTAGTTATTGCTGGTAGAAATAGCAATAAACTTATAACCCTTCAAAAAAAATTACAAACAAAGCATAAAGATATTTCTGTTCAAACAGTTATTATTGATTTTTCAAATATTGAATCTATAGAAACTGCTGTAAACCAAGTTCAACAGCTTCATGGTATTGTTCTCATTGGTCCAAGACCATCTTTAAAGAAAGAAGATATCCCTAGTAAAGAAGAATGGAATAAAGCATTTAATGAAACTTTTATTAATCCACTTGAAGTACTTCGACATTTTAACCCAAAAATAGCAGATAAAAGTAGCATAGTTATTATTTCAGGTAATACTTCTAAAAACTATTTCCCACAATTTCCTAATACAAATGTTATACGTGTTGCTTGGGTTGCTGAAGTAAAAAATCTTATATACTTTTTTGCAAAACGACATATCCGTGTAAATCTTGTCTCTCCTGGAATTATCTTAACAGAACATCATAAAAAAGTTATCCAACAAAAAGCAATAACACATAACATATCTTTTAAAGAACAACTTACCAGAGAGGTCTCTTCTATTCCTCTAAAAACATATGGAACAACTGAAGATGTTGCTCAACTAGTATCATTTTTACTTTCCAATAAATCTAAACACTTGAATGGAGCAAATATTACCCTTGATGGTGGAGAAGCTACTTCTTATTAA
- the bioB gene encoding biotin synthase BioB, producing the protein MRNDWTFKEAKQIFNLPLLELLYKAQTIHRKYFDPNKIQISMLLNIKTGNCPENCGYCSQSSHYKTDLQKEPLVDIDTLISEAKKAKELGSTRFCMGAAWRSPLDKDLKIVCQMIEEVKKLGLETCVTLGFLKEHQIAMLKKAGLDFYNHNMNTSPEFYEHIATTHTFDDRLATLKAVRKFGIKLCSGGIIGLGETIDDRISMLLLLATLEEQPESVPINRFVKVAGTPLNPQSDIDPFDFVRIIALTRILMPKSYIRLAAGREQMSDELQTLCFMGGANSIFYGGRLLTTDGPQPEQDDLLFQKIGLEKVQTICH; encoded by the coding sequence ATGCGTAATGATTGGACATTTAAAGAAGCAAAGCAAATTTTTAATCTTCCTTTGCTTGAACTTTTATATAAAGCTCAAACAATACATAGAAAATATTTTGATCCTAATAAGATTCAGATTAGTATGCTTTTGAACATAAAAACAGGCAACTGTCCAGAAAATTGTGGTTATTGTTCTCAATCTTCTCACTATAAAACTGATCTTCAAAAAGAACCTTTAGTGGATATTGATACTTTAATTTCAGAAGCAAAAAAAGCAAAAGAACTTGGTAGTACTCGGTTTTGTATGGGAGCTGCTTGGCGTAGTCCTTTAGATAAGGATTTGAAAATTGTCTGTCAGATGATTGAAGAAGTAAAAAAATTAGGTTTAGAGACATGCGTAACCTTAGGTTTTTTAAAAGAACATCAAATTGCTATGCTAAAAAAGGCAGGGCTTGATTTTTATAACCATAATATGAATACATCACCTGAGTTTTATGAGCACATTGCTACAACACATACCTTTGATGATCGTCTTGCTACATTAAAGGCTGTAAGAAAATTTGGTATTAAACTTTGTTCTGGTGGTATAATAGGGTTAGGTGAAACTATTGATGATCGTATCTCCATGTTGCTATTACTTGCAACATTAGAAGAACAGCCTGAATCTGTCCCTATTAATAGGTTTGTCAAAGTTGCAGGTACACCTCTTAACCCTCAAAGTGATATTGATCCATTTGATTTTGTAAGAATAATAGCTCTTACAAGAATTTTGATGCCAAAATCTTATATTCGACTTGCAGCAGGACGTGAACAAATGTCTGATGAATTACAAACGCTATGCTTTATGGGAGGGGCAAACTCTATATTTTATGGAGGAAGACTTCTTACAACTGATGGACCACAACCAGAACAAGATGATCTTTTATTCCAGAAGATTGGATTAGAAAAAGTTCAGACCATATGTCATTAA
- a CDS encoding methyltransferase domain-containing protein: protein MIKQKIQSSFDVASDTYDTVAHIQKESAYILVKNLHNTISTFYPKTILDLGTGTGYIPEILLSYYPYASFMLNDIAPKMINKVQQKFNKTSNISFYIGDMESIQIKPYDLIISNFAFQWIEKLETMLKKLYNNSKVLAFSCLLDGTFKEWKQILQSYNIPSPLKQYPQQPVLYKCISALGSTTHYLETKCFQLPFTGARSFVNYLKHLGAAVSNKPLPTQKVKNLITNYNESFHVTYNVFFGIMERK, encoded by the coding sequence ATGATAAAACAAAAAATACAATCCAGCTTCGACGTTGCTAGTGATACTTATGACACAGTAGCCCATATCCAAAAAGAAAGTGCATATATTTTAGTAAAAAATCTACATAATACAATATCTACATTCTATCCTAAAACAATTTTAGACTTAGGAACTGGTACAGGTTATATCCCCGAGATATTATTATCATATTATCCTTATGCTTCTTTTATGCTTAATGATATTGCTCCAAAAATGATTAATAAGGTTCAACAAAAATTTAATAAAACTAGCAATATTTCCTTTTACATAGGAGATATGGAATCTATACAAATTAAACCATATGATCTTATTATCAGTAACTTTGCATTTCAATGGATCGAAAAATTAGAAACTATGCTAAAAAAGTTATATAATAATTCAAAAGTATTAGCATTTTCTTGTTTACTTGATGGTACATTTAAAGAATGGAAACAAATCTTACAATCTTATAATATCCCATCACCCTTAAAACAATATCCACAACAACCAGTATTGTATAAATGTATATCAGCACTTGGTAGTACCACTCATTACCTTGAAACAAAATGTTTTCAGCTACCATTTACTGGTGCACGTTCTTTTGTAAACTATTTAAAGCACCTTGGTGCAGCTGTAAGTAATAAACCTCTTCCCACCCAAAAAGTAAAAAATCTTATTACAAACTATAATGAATCATTTCATGTAACATACAATGTTTTTTTTGGAATCATGGAGAGAAAATAG
- a CDS encoding L,D-transpeptidase family protein, whose product MLKLFHTLLILFILIVHANAHDLYIVYKDNICQATLDEKTYKCSIGKNGTSNCKVEGDKSTPLGKFPLRKVFFREDKIGNNIKTGLPSRKIKKNDGWCDDPTSIQYNKFVDLTCFNNSISHEKLYRDDDVYDLIIVVGYNDSPPIPSKGSAIFIHVAREGFLGTDGCIAFAQDDLVEILSKLDKTSKVIIQ is encoded by the coding sequence ATGCTAAAGTTATTTCATACTCTATTAATATTGTTTATTTTAATAGTTCATGCAAATGCTCATGATTTATATATAGTTTATAAAGATAATATTTGCCAAGCAACATTAGATGAAAAAACATATAAGTGTAGTATAGGTAAAAATGGTACTTCAAACTGTAAGGTAGAAGGAGATAAATCTACTCCTTTAGGAAAGTTTCCATTGCGTAAAGTATTTTTTAGAGAGGATAAAATAGGAAATAACATAAAAACAGGATTACCTAGTAGAAAAATAAAAAAGAATGATGGGTGGTGTGATGATCCAACATCTATTCAGTATAATAAATTTGTTGATTTAACATGTTTTAACAATTCAATAAGTCATGAAAAATTATATAGAGATGACGATGTTTATGATCTTATTATAGTTGTAGGTTATAATGATAGTCCACCTATTCCTAGTAAAGGTAGTGCTATTTTTATTCATGTGGCAAGGGAAGGATTTTTAGGAACAGATGGTTGTATTGCCTTTGCACAAGATGATTTAGTTGAAATTTTAAGTAAGCTAGATAAGACAAGTAAAGTTATTATACAGTAA
- a CDS encoding aminotransferase class I/II-fold pyridoxal phosphate-dependent enzyme has translation MYYRYKQYISHLHDTKKYRSLPVIHKNYKKDILDFSTNDYLQLAYHPNLINAAIMTGSTYGVGSTGSRLLSGNNELFERLETTIAQDKHTETAMLFISGFQTNVSVLSALLDHHVLKMQPLVFFDKLNHASLYQAVFLSKAELLRYYHNNMEHLSSLLKKYKDDNRPKFIVTETLFGMDGDIAPLTDIVSLSSQYQTFLYLDEAHATGLTGIHGYGLSTTVNLSHIPHIVMGTFSKALGCSGGYIACKQLIKDYLINKATGFIYSTAGSPMVLGAAQEAWNLIRTLDNQRAHLNSLSKELRDGCNQLGFNIGTSSSHIIPLILGSEEDASHVHKKLLEHHILTSYIRPPTVPPKTSRIRIALNVGHNKADIERLLQLLSTL, from the coding sequence ATGTATTACAGATATAAACAATATATATCTCATCTTCATGATACAAAAAAATATCGTAGCTTACCAGTCATTCATAAAAATTACAAAAAAGATATCCTTGATTTTTCTACAAATGACTATCTACAATTAGCTTATCACCCTAACCTTATTAATGCTGCAATTATGACAGGTAGTACCTATGGAGTAGGATCCACAGGCTCTAGACTTCTTTCAGGAAATAATGAACTATTTGAACGTCTAGAAACTACTATTGCACAAGATAAACATACTGAAACAGCTATGCTGTTTATATCTGGTTTTCAAACAAATGTAAGTGTATTATCAGCATTATTAGATCACCATGTATTAAAAATGCAACCTCTTGTATTTTTTGATAAGTTAAACCATGCAAGCCTCTATCAAGCTGTTTTTTTAAGTAAAGCTGAACTTCTTCGTTATTATCACAATAATATGGAACACCTATCATCCCTTTTAAAAAAATATAAAGATGATAATAGACCTAAATTTATTGTTACAGAAACACTCTTTGGCATGGATGGAGACATAGCACCCCTTACAGATATTGTTTCACTTTCATCGCAATATCAAACATTTTTGTACTTAGACGAAGCTCATGCTACAGGTCTTACAGGTATTCATGGATATGGCCTATCAACAACAGTAAATCTCAGTCATATACCACATATAGTTATGGGTACTTTTAGTAAAGCACTTGGATGTAGTGGCGGATACATAGCTTGTAAGCAACTTATTAAGGATTACCTAATAAATAAAGCTACTGGCTTTATTTATTCCACAGCAGGCTCTCCTATGGTTTTAGGAGCAGCACAAGAAGCATGGAATCTTATAAGAACACTAGATAACCAACGTGCACACCTCAACTCTTTAAGTAAAGAATTACGAGATGGGTGTAACCAACTAGGATTTAATATAGGAACTAGTTCTTCACATATTATTCCTCTTATTTTAGGCTCAGAAGAAGATGCATCTCATGTTCATAAGAAACTTTTAGAACACCATATCCTTACCTCTTATATCAGACCTCCAACTGTTCCTCCAAAGACGTCTCGTATTCGTATTGCTCTTAATGTTGGTCATAATAAAGCAGATATAGAGCGTCTACTACAACTACTTTCGACCTTATGA
- the bioD gene encoding dethiobiotin synthase, whose protein sequence is MQFFIIGTDTNVGKTIVSSWLCLHTAYDYFKMIQTGSINGTDSDILKKLTYSKIHKEAYCYKEPLSPHLAAKLEQDEININNIILPNASNLVIEGAGGLLVPINQQYLLLDIISYLMLPVILVTHSRLGTINHTLLTLQALKSKGIEVVGVIVNGKPNQDNCDAITWYGKTTILAQFPFLSTITKTTLRNIPLTQELKQLFIV, encoded by the coding sequence GTGCAATTTTTTATTATAGGAACTGATACAAATGTCGGAAAAACAATAGTGTCAAGTTGGTTATGCCTGCATACAGCATATGACTACTTTAAAATGATACAAACAGGATCAATTAATGGTACCGACAGTGATATATTAAAAAAATTGACATACAGTAAAATACATAAAGAAGCTTACTGTTATAAAGAACCACTATCTCCACACTTAGCTGCAAAGCTTGAACAAGACGAAATCAACATTAATAATATTATACTACCAAATGCTTCTAATCTAGTTATTGAAGGTGCAGGAGGACTACTTGTTCCTATTAATCAGCAATATTTGCTTCTTGATATCATTAGTTACCTTATGTTACCTGTTATACTAGTCACACATTCACGGCTAGGTACAATTAACCATACACTCCTTACATTACAAGCACTCAAATCAAAAGGGATAGAGGTAGTAGGAGTAATTGTAAATGGTAAGCCTAACCAAGATAACTGTGATGCAATAACTTGGTATGGCAAAACAACAATACTTGCTCAATTTCCCTTCTTATCTACAATAACAAAAACAACTTTAAGAAACATTCCATTAACACAAGAACTAAAACAACTCTTTATAGTATAA
- the bioA gene encoding adenosylmethionine--8-amino-7-oxononanoate transaminase: MLSLTERDKKIIWHPFTQEKTADPVISISHAKGSYVFDENGTAYLDCISSWWVNLHGHSHPDIAQAIYEQALKLEHIIFAKFTHSPAVELCEQLTSILPLTLTKCFFSDNGSTSVEIALKMAYQYWYNKKHPEKTLFLSFEGAYHGDTFGTMSIGSSGFHNIFSSFFFNVLRIPYPDTWDGDNEIEKKEAHALHVLDKYLLEYKNTIAAIVIEPLIQAARGMRICRPAFLNSIIKKVRNAGILVIFDEVMTGFGRTGTYFAFEKLDVIPDFLCLSKGLTGGFLPLALTITTDEIYNAFLHEEWKYALAHGHSFTANPLGCAAALASLKLLLHEKTTLAMQSIHQAHIDGISFLQKSCSNVTKTRVLGTISAFELHDTTHIKQIESSFLANGLLLRPLHNVIYIIPPYSTNYKELMDAYNKICKIL; the protein is encoded by the coding sequence ATGCTTTCCCTTACAGAACGTGATAAAAAAATTATATGGCATCCGTTTACACAAGAAAAAACTGCAGATCCAGTTATAAGTATTAGTCATGCTAAGGGTTCATATGTTTTTGATGAAAACGGAACAGCTTATCTTGATTGTATTTCTAGTTGGTGGGTTAATCTTCATGGCCATTCACATCCAGATATTGCACAAGCTATCTATGAACAAGCACTAAAACTTGAACATATTATTTTTGCAAAATTTACTCATTCCCCTGCAGTAGAATTGTGTGAACAACTTACATCCATTCTTCCACTAACATTAACAAAATGCTTCTTTTCAGATAATGGTTCAACTTCAGTAGAAATTGCATTAAAAATGGCATACCAATATTGGTATAACAAAAAACATCCTGAAAAAACACTCTTTTTAAGTTTTGAAGGTGCTTATCATGGAGATACATTTGGTACAATGTCTATAGGAAGCTCAGGCTTTCATAACATTTTTTCATCATTTTTTTTCAATGTATTACGTATTCCATACCCAGATACCTGGGATGGAGATAATGAAATAGAAAAAAAAGAAGCACATGCACTCCATGTCTTAGATAAATACTTATTGGAATATAAAAACACAATTGCAGCTATTGTTATTGAACCACTTATCCAAGCTGCAAGAGGTATGAGAATATGCAGACCTGCATTTTTAAACTCCATTATTAAAAAAGTTCGTAATGCAGGAATATTAGTTATTTTTGATGAAGTTATGACAGGGTTTGGAAGAACAGGAACCTACTTTGCTTTTGAAAAGCTAGATGTAATTCCTGACTTTTTATGTCTTTCAAAAGGACTCACAGGTGGATTTTTACCTCTTGCACTTACTATCACAACTGACGAAATTTACAATGCATTTTTACATGAAGAATGGAAATATGCTCTTGCTCATGGACATTCTTTCACTGCAAATCCTTTAGGTTGTGCAGCAGCACTTGCTTCATTAAAACTATTATTACATGAAAAAACGACATTAGCTATGCAGTCCATCCACCAGGCACACATAGATGGCATCTCATTTTTACAAAAATCCTGTTCAAATGTAACCAAAACACGTGTATTAGGTACTATTAGCGCCTTTGAACTTCATGATACTACTCATATTAAACAGATAGAATCCTCTTTTTTAGCTAATGGATTACTATTAAGACCACTTCATAATGTTATTTATATAATTCCACCATATTCAACAAATTATAAGGAATTAATGGATGCTTATAACAAAATATGTAAAATTTTATAA